Below is a window of Candidatus Dependentiae bacterium DNA.
TTGATGAGTGCTTCGTGTTCAGCAAGTCCGAAGGTCTTATCAACAAATTGGGTATCTCCTGTTGTCTTTCTCACTTCATTTGCGTAATCATCTGTTGCTAAATGAACGAGCGATTGTGCATAGGGTGGTTTATTCGCTTTAATATAATCTTTGGCTTTTTGTTGCAAGTCACGCGCAATTGTTTGATCAGCTTGTGTAGGGTTAAATTTTTGAGTTGGAGGAACTTGCGATAAAAGATATGTGTAAAAGAAAAATAAAGAAAAAAAATTAATAGCAATTTTTTTTATCCACAGCATAGAGCTCCTTATAGTATAACTTCTTTATTGTCTCAAAAGAGTTTTACCGGAGTCTAGATAATGGGCCTTTATTTGAGAAACCTAAACAATGAGTTTAACTTCTGCTGCCAGCGATTGTAAAAATTCTACTGTGGCAGCATTGAGTGTAATCGTTTGATTGGTTTTTAATTGAAGCAGTTTATTATTCTCATCAAACTGAAGGTAGAGCGGTACGCTTCCGGGTGTTAGTTGCGCTTTTAATTTTGAAAGTAATTCATTATCAAGAACGGTAGGCAATTTAATGGTCGCGCGTTCTACGGGCCATTGCTCGAAAAAAAGATCGACCGGTACAATCTCATTGGCTTTTATTTTGCACTGATTCATGCTGCTCGGATCAATGATGCCTTTTACTAAAAACACCTGATGCGTATCGAGCCATTGTTCTACTTTTTTAAACACACTTGGAAAAACAACAATTTCCGCTTTTCCTGTCGCATCTTCAAGTTGCAGGAAAGCCATGCGATCACCTTTTTTGGTGACTATCTGTTTCGCGCTGAGTTTTAGGCCACATGCGGTTGCCACGTGCATATCGGCCGGTGCTAAATTCGTGGCGACTGCTCGCAACTCTTCAAAGGTGCTGCACGTAAATAAGCTCGTATATTTTTTGTAAGAATCAAGGGGATGTGCGCTCAAATAAAATCCTATAACTTCGCGTTCTTTTTCTAATTTTTGTTTATTTTCCCAATCAGCGCGTGGCGCAAACTGGTACGCCGGAATTTCCGCATCAGCATCGTCTGTTTTTGGTGCGCCGATATCAAAGAGTCCCATTTGGCCGGTAAGCCGAGATTTTTTCAATGCCAATGCGCGCTCAATTATTGTCTCGAGCTCTTCTGTTTTTTGTGCACGATTTCCGGGCAACGCATCAAAACCACCAGCACAAATTAAATTTTCAATCACCCGTTTATTAACGGTGCGTAAATCGACGCGTGAACAGAAATCAAGAAGATCGGCAAACGGTTTCTTTTCTCGTTCAACCAAAATGGTTTCAAGCGCCGCCATACCGACGTTTTTAATCCCGCGCAATCCGAATAGAATCGCTCCATTCACTACGTCAAAATCAATTTGCGATTGATTAACGTGCGGGGGAAGTATCGGAAGGCCGAGATCTTTTGCTTCTTGCAGATAAAATGACATTTTTTCAGGATGATCAGATTCCAAAGAAATCAAACAGGCCATGAATTCTGCGCGATAATGCGCTTTTAAAAAGGCTGTTTGGTACGCAATGAGTGCATAGGCTGCAGAATGCGATTTATTAAAACCATAACCAGCAAAATATGCCATTAAATCAAAAAGTTCTCCCGCTTTTTGGCCATCGAACCCTTTTTGAATGGCGCGATCCAAAAATATTTGGCGCTGCTTTGCCATTTCTTCAGGTTTCTTTTTACCCATTGCGCGTCGCAAAATATCCGCTTCACCCAGAGAATATGAGCCAATGGCGGAAGCAATTTTCATTACTTGTTCTTGATAAACGATTACGCCGTAAGTTTCTTCTAAAATTGGCGCAAGTTCGGGAAATAAATATTTAATTTCCTGTTTGCCGTGCCGGCGCTGAATATAATCGTCGACCATGCCAGAACCCAGCGGCCCTGGGCGGTACAGTGCGTTCACCGCGATCACGTCTTCAAATTTATCTGGCTGCAGTTTGATTAATACATCTTTTAGGCCATCTGACTCTAATTGAAATACGCCCGATGTTTTTCCTTGTCCCAAAAGCTGAAATGTTTTTGCATCATCAAGGGGCAACTTATCGATATCTAAAAGAACGCCATGATTTTTTTCGATTAATTTTACTGCACGATCGATGAGCGTTAAGTTTTTGAGTCCCAAAAAGTCAATTTTCAAAAAACCGATGCTTTCAAGTTCGGTCATTGCAAATTGCGTTACAAGCTCAGTACTTTTTGGTGGAACATAAACGGGCAGCACTTCATCAATCGGCGCGGGAGAAATTACGATGCCGGCAGCATGCTTTGAAGCGTGCCGCGTTAACCCTTCAAGCTTGAAAGCGATCTCAAAAAGTTTTGCAGCGCGCGGATTTGCATCAACCATCTCTTTTAAACGCGGCTCTTGATCGAACGCTTCTTTGAGCGTAATTTTTAGCTGTTCAGGAATTAAGTTCGTGATCGCATTCGCGTCATCAAACGGAATGCCAAGTGCGCGGGCGACGTCTTTTACGACACCTTTTGCAAGCATCGTACCAAACGTAATAATTTGGCCCACTTTTTCGTGCCCATAATGATCACGCACATAATTGATCACTTTATCGCGCCCTTCAATGCAGAAATCGATATCTATATCGGGCATCGTGATACGTTCCGGGTTTAAAAAACGCTCGAAAAGTAAATTGTATTTTATCGGATCGATATTGGTAATCTGCAGAGCCCATGCAACGAGGGATCCTGCAGCAGATCCACGGCCTGGCCCAACTGGAATTTTGTTTCGCTTTGCCCATTGAATGAAATCACTCACTACTAAAAAGTAGCCAATGAATCCCATTTTAGTTATCAGATTAACTTCTTCATCAAGGCGTGCTCTATAAAAATCGTAGTTTGCACGATCGATGCGCTCTTGGTTGAGTAAATCTTCAAAGCCAACTTCGCATAAATGCTTAAAAAACGATTCTTGCGTGTGTTCTTGCGGGATTTCAAACTCGGGGAAGAATAATTTGCCCGTTTCAAACTGGAAATCGCACATATCGGCTATTTTGCCGGAGTTCCACACCGCTTGTTCATGATCCTTAAAAATCTCAAGCATTTCAGTTTGCGTGCGCATATAAGCGCGGCAATCGCCAAACGTAAAGCGATCAGGATCGGTCATTTTACTTTGCGTTTGCACTGCAAGCATTACTTCATGCGCTTCTCGATCTTCGGCATTTACATAATGGCAATCGGCGCTGGCAATTAACGGAATATCTTTGCGTGCGCTCCATTCAAAAAGTTTTGCATTCAGCACTTTTTGATCATGCTGATCTTCTGGCTGCACTTCAAAATAAAAACGATCTTTGCCAAAAACTTGCATGAACCAATCCATCCGCTTTTCAGCTTCAGTATCGTTTCCTTGCATAAGTAAACTCGGAATGTGGCCGCCAAGGCACGCGGTTGTAGCAATTAATCCTTCGGAATGTTTTTCTAAAATGCCGTAATCGATGCGGGGTTTAAAATAAAAACCCTGCTGATAGGCAAACGAAAGCAATTTGCATAGATTTTGATACCCCTGTTTATTTTGCACCAGCAGAATCAAATGATGATATTTTTTCTCGACGTTCTTCTGCGTTACATCATCAGTAAAATAAGCTTCAATTCCCAGAATTGGTTTAATATTCGCTTTTTTTGCAAGCTGGAAGAATTTGACCGCGCCAAAAACGTTACCATGATCGGTAATCGCAAGCGCTTTAAGCTGCTGCTCTTTGCCAAATTGAACCAGGCGCTCCAGGGTAATGGCGCCATCCAAAAGAGAATAATCGGTATGCAAATGCAAATGAGTAAAATGTTGGGACATTGAATATGCTGGTTAAAAGTGTTAAAAACGTGAGTTCCAGTGTACGCGAAATGAGAAAAAAGTGGAGAAGTTTAAACAGAAGTGAGCACACCCGATAAGTAATTCTATTTGTAAATTTTAATGGAGCGTGGGCAGTTGTTCAATTTGATGATTTTTGCTATGCTGATCAATGGTTTTAACTCTTTTTAGATGGTAGGTTTTATGCATTATTTATCAAAAATCAAATTATCTTTGTTCTTAAATACTTTGTTGATCCCGCTCGTAATCATAGCTGATGAGCAGGAGAAAAAGGCTGATTTAGTAAGAAAATATTATTCGCGCCCGATAATAAGCGTGGGTGATTGGTTTTATGTGCCATCCAGTTATTCTTATCAGGTAGAAGATTGCTGGGAAGGCCTTGATGCTCGAAAAAATCGTGCGCTTTACAGTACCCCTCTTAACGAGGCTGTTGATCGCGATAACTTAGAAGATGCAAAAATACTTTTAGACAAGACGATTAACCCAGAAGAACGCCGTTCCATATACAAAAAGTATGATCATTCAGAAGACACAGGAGTTGCGGAAGCCATAAATCCTAATCAACTTCAACCATTGGTGCATGGGATTGAAAAAAGCGTGTATCCGATTCAATTAGTTCGAAGTCTTGAAATGATTACGCTTCTTGCAAAATATGGTGCCGATATGAACTCTGCGTCTACCCTTAATAAAGACCATCGGTCCCTCACTGCATTAGGAAGAGCCATTAGGTGGTATTATAGCGCAGAAATGGTACAGGAATTGCTCAAGCATGGAGCTTTTACAATTGATTTGGAAAATAAAAAAACCTTTATTCAGGAACTTGAGGATCTCAAGGCAGATCAAAATAATCCAGTTCACAAAGCTGAAAGAGACCAACTTATTGAGGTTCTAGAAGTGTACAAGAAAAAATTAGGACTATAAAATTTTCATTTTAGGAGCTTCTGTGAATTACTTGAAACGAATTGCATTGTTATCTCTCCTTTGTATTACTTCTTCTTGCTCTAATTTGAATGCCAGTGAAACTAATAACGGCCAATCAAAAAGTGAAGTTTTAGAAACTGAACTGAAAAAAGCGGCGTATGAACAAAATATAGCTTTAGCTGAATCATTATTAAAAAATGGTGCGAATCCAAACCATTTTATAAGCGAAAATCGAGAAACTCTCGTGCATGCGCCAGGTTCTTTGGAAATGCTAAAATTATTAATTAAATATGGCGGAAATGTTGAAGCACTTGATGACTGGAATATGACGCCTCTTTACTCTGCTGTACATTATGGTGAACTGGCCAGCGTTGATTTATTGCTTAGAAATGGTGCTGATCCTAATCATCGAGACATTCGTGGCAGAACGCCTTTGCATATGGTAAATAGTGAATACCAACTTCAACCTGAATTAGTAATTAATTTATTGATTCGATCTGGTGCCGATCTCAACGCGAAAAATAATGAAGGACGGACTCCGCTGGCAAATGCGGTAGCGCATTATGACTCAGGGGCCTTTAAAGCGCTTCTTGATGCTGGCGCAAACCAGGAAGGGATCGATGAAGAAATTATTTCCTCCTTTGCAAAGTGCAAGTGTGTTGAAAATGAAGGCGAATGGCGTAATGCCTTTTGGGATTGTTTTCGTTTAAATCTGATGAACAAAATCCTCGATTGTTACCGAAATCAAAAAGACCATGAACAAAAATAGATTTAGAGGTTTTATGAGATTATCATTAATTTTAGCTTGCATTCTATTCGTACAAATAAATGCCAATTCGAGCAGGGAATCAGCGAGCGAAAGTAATCAACAGAGCTTATTAAAACCCTTTATTTCCGCAAAAGAATTTATTTTCCCAGAAAAAGATACTTTGCCAAAAGAAATAAAAGCCGCAATTTACACCGGAGATTATTGGAAATTGAACGATTATCTCATGAATGGCAAACCTGCTGATGCCAAGCAAGTCAAACGTTATTTGGAAAACGTAATTGATAGATGTGAACGAAGAGGATTTGCTTATGAGTATGACTATCAGGAGAAAACGCTCAAAGATAAATTGATACATCACGCTTTATGTGCCCGCGTTAATGGAATGATGAGGCTCGCGTATCATTATAAAGAGATGAATGCAGCTCGAAAACTGGCGATGCCAAATGCGCAGCAAGCGTTCATGATGAGTAATATTTAACAATTAAGACATAACACAAATTTAGTAAGTGCAGGAAATTATGAAATTATTAATGCGATATAGTTTGATTTTAATGATTGCAGGTACATCATTTGTTTCTGCGATGGAGCAAAAATCTGATGTGATGGACATGAAGAAGAGAATTGCTGAATGGGAAGCTGAAAGTGATAGCCGGGAGATTGAAAGATTTAAGGAGTATGCGTTGCGTGATGGCCAGCAAAAATTTCAGAAACATTGTGCGCCAAATATTTTTCTTGCACTGGGAATGACTGCAGAGCAAAAAGGATCGTGGGTAAAAGGCTGCACAAAGTTGAAGGATCGGGCTGAGAACGGCACCCTCAACAATGATGAATATTCTGTGTTATCCAGAAACCGAATAGCATTATGGGAAAAATCTAATAATGAAAAATCAGCAGAAGAATTTAAAGTTGCTTTGGATTCAGGTGAAGTGCGAAAGTCGGAAAAAAAGACTCTCAATGATCTAAGCTTTGCGTGCGTTGGACTCATCACAATGAGTGCATCATCATTAATAAACTATGGATATCCAGCGGAGGCCTGTGGAAAGATTCAACAATTCTCTCGAATATTAAGGGAATATGAAAAAGAGCATAATCAAGATAATTACAGCAATTTATTTGAGTGATTTAACATTAGGAAGAATTATGAAATTAGTATTTCATTATGGTTTAGTTTTAATATTCGGAACTTCATCGATTATTATGATCGCTGACGAGCAGGAGAAAAAGGCTGATTGAGTAAGAAAGTATTACGCGCGTGAACGTAGTGAAGTTAGCCAGATCGGCGAACACAAACTGGATCGGTCGCTGCCTTATATTGTTGAAGATCAATTAAAAGGCCTTGATGCCAGAGCTTATATGGATAGCAAGCGGGCTATATTCTATACCTCTCCCCTGAATAAAGCTGTGGATTTGGATAACATAGAAGATGCAGAAAAACTTCTCAAAGAAGGAATCGGTGCTAATGTTCGCTACCCAATGGTTGATAACTTTGAAGCGATGCGGACAGTAGCAAATATGCTTCAAAATAATGGTAATGCAAATTCTCAGGAAAAACTGCTCGGCGTCTACCCGGTTCAATTGATTAGAAGTGTTGAAATGCTTGATTTGTTAATGAAATATGATGCCTGCATTGATGCAGCAACGTTTCCTCATTCTCGAAACAGAAATGCTTCACTTACGGCTTTAGGCAGGGCAATTAGATGGTACCATAGCCCAGAGTTGGTAGAGGCATTGCTTGAAAGAGGAGCGACGATCATTGACTTGTGGGAACAAAAAACGTACATAGAAGAACTCGCGGATCTGAAGAAAGATCAACGCAATTCAGCTCACAAAGCTGAGCACGATAAAATCATCGAACTTCTAGAAGGGTATAAAGGATATCTGCCAGCAAAATAGATATTCTAGGTCGAAGTTTTTACTCTTAAGCCCGGCTTTTACGCCGGGCCTTTTTATTCAGCAATATTGGTCGTAAAGTTAATTGGCGTTGCGGGCAGTGGTGAAACCGCGACGTTCGTGATTCCGCTAAAATTAGTGCCATTATTGTTTGCAAAATTAGCATAAAATTTATTGAGCGGTGCCGTTACATTTAGATCGCTAAAGCCGAATGTCGTATTTCCAGTTGCCGTATTGCTGCGCACTTGAAAAGCCCGAGTTGCTGCAGCTAGGGCAAATCCAGAAACCGAATTGTTTTGCGCAAAATTATTGAGTACGATGCCGTCGGTGCCGCCTTCAAAATTAAATCCGTTGCGATTATTTTTTGATTTACAATTCTCAAGACTTATTTGGTTACAATTCGCTCTGAATCCATCAAATTGATTATTATCGGCAATGCATGATTCCAGAGATGTATTATTATTCTCTATAGAAAAACCGTGTGCACTATTAATATTCCCGCTTGATTGGCATTGTTCATAAAGAAATCCGGTGCATGCCGTTTGCTGAAAGCCATTCCCCCGATTTCCATATGCAATGCATTGGTTGATAAGAAAATTGGAGCAATTGCCAAATGAAAAACCAGGGCCAGCGGTCGAACTTCCAATCCCAGTACCGAATGCATAACATTTTGAGATTATGGAATTTTGAGCGTTAAATGAAACGCCATTTGAGATAAGAATCCCTGCCGTTCTGCATAGTGCGGCAAAGCAATTGCTAATCAAGCAGCGATTAATTCCATTCGCTAAAATTCCTACGTTGTTATTAAAAAGAAAAACGTTGTTTATCTCAATTTGCTGGCAGCCGGGAGAGAGAAATATGCCATTGGATGCAAAATTGATAAGCGCGCCATTCTGGATAGTTACATTGCTCCGAGCGTTTACTTGGATCCCGTTTATCGTCAATCCCGTACCACTAACGGTGCCAATGTTGGTGGCGTTGCCATTTGATGTATTATTTGTTCCAAAGTTTGGATTCGTATTGATTCCATTTATAGAATTTATAGAGTTAACCGTATTATTGTTCTGATTCTGGTTAGTTGTAATATTCGGGAATGCACCGCCCTGGAGGGAGTTAATGCTGGGTATGTTTGATTGAAGGTTTCCAAAAGTTGTATTGTTCTGAAAATTGGTGCCAACGTTTGGGACCGCTCCGCTATTATTGCTTGCTATAATATAGTTGCCAAATCCGCTAATGGTTTGATTATTTAAATCTAAAACCACGTTGTTTGCGTTGATGGTGATGAGCGTAGCACCCGCTCTTGATAGGGCAATGTTTTCAACAACGCAATAAGTTCCTGCTGTATTAATAGTATATGGAATATTCCTCGAATTAATTTGCGTTGAAAGAACGCAATTGGTTCGCACTTGATCAGTTGGGTTTTGATCGATAAATGCAATTATTGCGTCTTCCGTTTTACTAATAATTTCGCTTTCATTACTATCATTCTGAGCATTTAAAAAAGATATGCCGCACAATAGAAAGAACGCAAACAAAAAATTAATATTTTTCATGGAACTACTTTTCTGCTACGAGTGAACAGACGATTAGCTCATTTGTAACGCAGAAAAATAAGTAGAGTCAATGATTTACCAAAATAAACGTAGAGGGAATTTATACGATATTTTGAACTTGTTCGCGAGCTTTTTCGAGCTCTACTTTAATATTAATTGCATGAGTGCTGATTGCAGCATCGGAGCATTTTGATGTAATGGTATTTATTTCGCGGGCCATTTCCTGCAAAATAAAATCGAGGCGGCGGCCCTTTTCTATTTCGGGAGCGTGCACCGTTTTTAAAAAGGTGGCCATGTGGCTTTTGAATCGAACAATCTCTTCATTAATATCAATTTTATCGAGTTCAAAATAAAGAGCATTGCGTTGCGAATCGGCTATTTCTTGATTACTTGTATCAAGTTTTGCTAATCGAGCAGTAGTTTTTTCTTTTTTAGCTTTCATGAAAACGGCAGCCTCTTGTTCAAGAACCGCCATTTCTGCGTGCGAATTTTGCATGCGCTTTTCAAGATCTTTCAATAAAGCAGCGCCCTCAACCTGGCGGGTTTTATCAAGCTGGGCGATTAAGTCGTCCAGCGCTCGCATGATCGGCGTGCGCAGCGATTCATCAGCAGTTTGTTCTTCAAAGGTGAAAATATTAGGGAGCAAAACAATATCTGAAAGCATCGGTTCGCCTTCTATCTTAGTGCTTTTCTTTATTAACTCTAAAGCATTCAGATAGCTTTTGACCGTTGGCATATCGACTTGCACAGGGCCTTTGAATGAATTGGCACTCATTGCATGAATAAGAAGAGTCACATGCCCACGAATAAGATGTTCTTTGAGCTGCTTGATAAATTCAAGTTCTAAAAACTGCAGCGCATTTGGCATTTTGCAGGTAGTTTCAAAAAATCGTGAATTGAGCGATTTGACGCTCATGGTCAGTAAAACGGTAGACCCGTCAGCTTTTTTGAGTTGAATATTTTTCAGGGCAAAACCGGTCATACTGACAACCATACAGATCCTTTAAGTCAGAAAGCGTGATATTAATTATTTTTTGTTGGAGTAATTTTATGATCCTAAATTTGTAAACACGTTTTGAACATCATCGTGCTCTTCAAGCTCATTTAGAAACTCAACTGCTTTTTCCGTTTGTTCCGCGGTAAGTGGCGTTGTATTTTGCGCGACCCATTCAATTTCGGCGCTCTCAATCTTAAGCCCGAGGGATTTAACGACTTGTTTAATTGGTTCTAGTGCTTTGGGTTCACACGTGATCGTGAAGAAATCATCCTCTTGCGACAAATCTTTGATATCGAAATCGATGAGTTTTTCCATTAATTCATCTTCGCTGCTTTTTCCTGCAGCTTGCACAACGCCAAGTTTTTGAAACATCCAGCCGACAGAACCGGCTTCGCCAAGGGAGCCGCCTTTGACCATGAAAATGCGACGAATTTCGGCAACCGTGCGGTTTTTGTTATCACTAAGGGTGTCAACCATCACCGCGATTCCGTACGGCCCATAGCCTTCGTACATTTGTTCTTCGTAGTGCGCCCCAGGAAGTTCTCCGGTACCTTTTTTTACGGCCCGGGTAATATTATCCATTGGCATATTGGCTTCGCGCGCTTTTTCTATTAAAAGGCGAAGTCGTGGATTGCCAGAAGGATCGCCACCACCACGTGCAGCTACAGAAATTTCTTTACTGAGGCGCGAGAACACTTTTCCGCGCTTATTATCAATGGCCGCTTTTTTGCGTTTTATCGTTGCCCATTTGGAATGACCAGACATACATTCTCCTAGAGGGAAAATAAATCTTTTTGCCCAAGAAACTTGTTTCTTAAATAAGATAATGCCTTATGGGGAATCTGTCGACCCCTAGCAGTCTTTTCCAGATAGCATTTTCTCATCAAAAACGGTTCTATGACCTCTTCTATGGTATCTTTATCTTCGCCAATGAGTGAAGCTAACGTTTCAACACCGACCGGCCCGCCATTAAACTGCTCTATAATTCTGCGCAAAAGCATATTATCGATTGAGTTAAGGCCATCTTGATCTATCCCCAAAAATTCGAGCGCTTTGCCTACCATAATATCATCGGCAGGAACATCGTTAACTTGTGCAAAATCGCGCACGCGCCGCACGATTTTTTTAGCAATACGTGGAGTGCCCCGCGCACAGCGCGCAATCATCAATGCTGCATTTTCCGATATGCTTAGTTTTAAAAACTGTGCGCTTTGCATAATAATCTTTTGGAGTTCTTCGTCGTTATAAAAATCAATTCGCTCAACTATTCCGAATCGACTGCGCAAAGGAGCGGATATCATGCCACTTTTGGTGGTTGCTCCAATGAGCGTAAAAGGTTGCAGCGGAAGCGTAACCGTTTTTGCTCCAGCTCCTTGCCCGATGATGACATCCACATTAAATTGCTCCATTGCGGTGTAAAGCACTTCTTCTACGTTTGAAGGCATGCGATGAATTTCGTCTATAAAAAAAATATCTCTCGGCTCTAAATTTGAAAGAAGGGCGACTAAATCACCAGTTCGTTCAAGCATTGGCCCGCTCGCGATTTTGATGCCAACTTGCATCACATGCGCCATTATCGTTGCGAGTGTAGTTTTTCCCAATCCTGGAGGCCCAAAGAGTAAAAGATGATCGAGAGGCTCTCCCCGCATTTTGGCAGCTTGCGTGTACAGCGCTAATTTTTTTTTAAGTTCTTCCTGCCCTAAATAATCTTCGAATGTTTTTGGTGCAAAATCATGCGATCGCTCTTCAAGAGTTTCTTGGGTGAGGAGCGTAATTGGTGAAACATCGTTCATAATTAATTTCTTTTTGCTGAGAGTAAGTTATTGAAAGTCAATGTATCGAGAGGCTAGGTAAAACGCAATAATCATTAATCTCCAATATAATATCTTCTAATAGTTATGCCGTTAATCCAACCAAGGCTTGCAAGCGTGATCCATAGATTTGAAATGCCGTAACTGATAAGTGGAAGTGGAATGCCAACCACGGGTAAAAGGCCCGTCACCATAGCGATATTAATAATGCAGGCTAAAATGCAGTGAATTAAAAGGCCTAATGCTAATAATTGCGGGAAAAAACTTTTAACGGTGCTGATTAGATATAAAATGCGTGCAAAAAGAAGCATATATAAAAAAATAATTACGAATGCACCGAGCAATCCCCATTCTTCGCAAATGACTGAAAAAATAAAATCGGTACGACTTTCCGGTAAAAACATTAATTTATTTTGTGTCCCTTGCAGAAAACCTTTTCCCGTGATGCCGCCAGAGCCGATTGCAATTTTTGATTGCTCAATTTGATATCGTTCTTTGTGCGCATCTCCTTCTCCTAAAAAAACAGCGATTCGTTGCTTTTGATATGGTTTGAGAAATTTCCACATAATCGGTGCACAAAGTGCTGCCGCTAGAAACCCAGCGATAAACAATTTTTTATCAAGCCCTGCAATCCAAAGCAAAATCGCGCCAGCGAATGTAATTAAAAGAGCGGTGCCAAGGTCTGGCTGCTTTCTAATGAGAAGTGCGCTTGCCGCTAGTACAATCAAGATCGGAAAAAAATCGTTCATTGAATATTTAGGTGAATCGTTTTGGGAGTATAGATGATTCGTAATAAACGCAGGAAAGAATAGTTTCGATACTTCTGAAGGCTGAAATTTAAAAAGAACAAGATCGACCCACCGCTGGCCGCCCATGCCGATTGATCCTTTTACCAACGTAAATATCAAAAAGCCAATGACGGAAATATATAAAAAATAACCCCAGCGCATTAATGTTCGATAATCTATAATGCAAAAAAAGAAATAAATACCGAGTGCTGAGCATGCTCCAAAAAATTGTTTTTTAAAA
It encodes the following:
- a CDS encoding YicC family protein, producing the protein MVVSMTGFALKNIQLKKADGSTVLLTMSVKSLNSRFFETTCKMPNALQFLELEFIKQLKEHLIRGHVTLLIHAMSANSFKGPVQVDMPTVKSYLNALELIKKSTKIEGEPMLSDIVLLPNIFTFEEQTADESLRTPIMRALDDLIAQLDKTRQVEGAALLKDLEKRMQNSHAEMAVLEQEAAVFMKAKKEKTTARLAKLDTSNQEIADSQRNALYFELDKIDINEEIVRFKSHMATFLKTVHAPEIEKGRRLDFILQEMAREINTITSKCSDAAISTHAINIKVELEKAREQVQNIV
- a CDS encoding right-handed parallel beta-helix repeat-containing protein, encoding MKNINFLFAFFLLCGISFLNAQNDSNESEIISKTEDAIIAFIDQNPTDQVRTNCVLSTQINSRNIPYTINTAGTYCVVENIALSRAGATLITINANNVVLDLNNQTISGFGNYIIASNNSGAVPNVGTNFQNNTTFGNLQSNIPSINSLQGGAFPNITTNQNQNNNTVNSINSINGINTNPNFGTNNTSNGNATNIGTVSGTGLTINGIQVNARSNVTIQNGALINFASNGIFLSPGCQQIEINNVFLFNNNVGILANGINRCLISNCFAALCRTAGILISNGVSFNAQNSIISKCYAFGTGIGSSTAGPGFSFGNCSNFLINQCIAYGNRGNGFQQTACTGFLYEQCQSSGNINSAHGFSIENNNTSLESCIADNNQFDGFRANCNQISLENCKSKNNRNGFNFEGGTDGIVLNNFAQNNSVSGFALAAATRAFQVRSNTATGNTTFGFSDLNVTAPLNKFYANFANNNGTNFSGITNVAVSPLPATPINFTTNIAE
- a CDS encoding YebC/PmpR family DNA-binding transcriptional regulator; translated protein: MSGHSKWATIKRKKAAIDNKRGKVFSRLSKEISVAARGGGDPSGNPRLRLLIEKAREANMPMDNITRAVKKGTGELPGAHYEEQMYEGYGPYGIAVMVDTLSDNKNRTVAEIRRIFMVKGGSLGEAGSVGWMFQKLGVVQAAGKSSEDELMEKLIDFDIKDLSQEDDFFTITCEPKALEPIKQVVKSLGLKIESAEIEWVAQNTTPLTAEQTEKAVEFLNELEEHDDVQNVFTNLGS
- the ruvB gene encoding Holliday junction branch migration DNA helicase RuvB, producing the protein MNDVSPITLLTQETLEERSHDFAPKTFEDYLGQEELKKKLALYTQAAKMRGEPLDHLLLFGPPGLGKTTLATIMAHVMQVGIKIASGPMLERTGDLVALLSNLEPRDIFFIDEIHRMPSNVEEVLYTAMEQFNVDVIIGQGAGAKTVTLPLQPFTLIGATTKSGMISAPLRSRFGIVERIDFYNDEELQKIIMQSAQFLKLSISENAALMIARCARGTPRIAKKIVRRVRDFAQVNDVPADDIMVGKALEFLGIDQDGLNSIDNMLLRRIIEQFNGGPVGVETLASLIGEDKDTIEEVIEPFLMRKCYLEKTARGRQIPHKALSYLRNKFLGQKDLFSL
- the dnaE gene encoding DNA polymerase III subunit alpha, which codes for MSQHFTHLHLHTDYSLLDGAITLERLVQFGKEQQLKALAITDHGNVFGAVKFFQLAKKANIKPILGIEAYFTDDVTQKNVEKKYHHLILLVQNKQGYQNLCKLLSFAYQQGFYFKPRIDYGILEKHSEGLIATTACLGGHIPSLLMQGNDTEAEKRMDWFMQVFGKDRFYFEVQPEDQHDQKVLNAKLFEWSARKDIPLIASADCHYVNAEDREAHEVMLAVQTQSKMTDPDRFTFGDCRAYMRTQTEMLEIFKDHEQAVWNSGKIADMCDFQFETGKLFFPEFEIPQEHTQESFFKHLCEVGFEDLLNQERIDRANYDFYRARLDEEVNLITKMGFIGYFLVVSDFIQWAKRNKIPVGPGRGSAAGSLVAWALQITNIDPIKYNLLFERFLNPERITMPDIDIDFCIEGRDKVINYVRDHYGHEKVGQIITFGTMLAKGVVKDVARALGIPFDDANAITNLIPEQLKITLKEAFDQEPRLKEMVDANPRAAKLFEIAFKLEGLTRHASKHAAGIVISPAPIDEVLPVYVPPKSTELVTQFAMTELESIGFLKIDFLGLKNLTLIDRAVKLIEKNHGVLLDIDKLPLDDAKTFQLLGQGKTSGVFQLESDGLKDVLIKLQPDKFEDVIAVNALYRPGPLGSGMVDDYIQRRHGKQEIKYLFPELAPILEETYGVIVYQEQVMKIASAIGSYSLGEADILRRAMGKKKPEEMAKQRQIFLDRAIQKGFDGQKAGELFDLMAYFAGYGFNKSHSAAYALIAYQTAFLKAHYRAEFMACLISLESDHPEKMSFYLQEAKDLGLPILPPHVNQSQIDFDVVNGAILFGLRGIKNVGMAALETILVEREKKPFADLLDFCSRVDLRTVNKRVIENLICAGGFDALPGNRAQKTEELETIIERALALKKSRLTGQMGLFDIGAPKTDDADAEIPAYQFAPRADWENKQKLEKEREVIGFYLSAHPLDSYKKYTSLFTCSTFEELRAVATNLAPADMHVATACGLKLSAKQIVTKKGDRMAFLQLEDATGKAEIVVFPSVFKKVEQWLDTHQVFLVKGIIDPSSMNQCKIKANEIVPVDLFFEQWPVERATIKLPTVLDNELLSKLKAQLTPGSVPLYLQFDENNKLLQLKTNQTITLNAATVEFLQSLAAEVKLIV
- a CDS encoding ankyrin repeat domain-containing protein, which encodes MNYLKRIALLSLLCITSSCSNLNASETNNGQSKSEVLETELKKAAYEQNIALAESLLKNGANPNHFISENRETLVHAPGSLEMLKLLIKYGGNVEALDDWNMTPLYSAVHYGELASVDLLLRNGADPNHRDIRGRTPLHMVNSEYQLQPELVINLLIRSGADLNAKNNEGRTPLANAVAHYDSGAFKALLDAGANQEGIDEEIISSFAKCKCVENEGEWRNAFWDCFRLNLMNKILDCYRNQKDHEQK